The Sphingobium sp. JS3065 genome includes a region encoding these proteins:
- a CDS encoding PLP-dependent aminotransferase family protein: MDAIRAKIASRAIGAGDRLPSVRGFADTMNVSPSTVVEAYDRLTAEGVIRARRGSGFYVTGANMPPMSIGEMGPRRDRAVDPFWVSRQSLDADASMEKPGCGWLPADWMPNAALRRGLRSLARASDSVLSDYGSTRGSLALRRLLLGRFAEEGIDAGADQLLLTASGTQAIDLICRFLLHPGDTVLVDDPGYFNFQALLRAHRVEVVGIPYTPAGPDTAAFETALKAHQPRLYITNSALHNPTGASMSPQTAHRLLSAAAVHDLLIVEDDIFADFEPSPSPRLAVLDGLDRVIRIGSFSKTLSASVRCGYIAARADWIEGLVDLQVATSFGGPSPVATELIADVLAGGSYRKHMGELRQRLTRAREETATWLAGLGIVPWIMPRGGFYLWCRLPDGHDSADIARRCMDDGVVLAPGNVFSLSQSSAPFLRFNVAQSSNQRVEQALRAAMGLGDRQIRVS, encoded by the coding sequence ATGGATGCAATCCGGGCCAAGATCGCGAGTCGGGCGATCGGTGCCGGCGATCGTCTGCCATCCGTGCGCGGCTTTGCCGACACGATGAACGTTTCGCCTTCCACCGTGGTCGAAGCCTATGATCGGCTCACGGCTGAGGGCGTGATCCGAGCACGGCGCGGTTCGGGCTTCTATGTGACCGGCGCCAACATGCCGCCGATGTCGATCGGCGAGATGGGACCGCGCCGCGACCGCGCGGTGGACCCCTTTTGGGTGTCCCGCCAGTCGCTCGACGCCGACGCTTCTATGGAGAAGCCTGGATGCGGTTGGCTTCCTGCCGACTGGATGCCAAACGCGGCGTTGCGCCGAGGTCTGCGCTCGCTCGCTCGCGCCAGTGACTCGGTTTTGTCCGATTACGGCAGCACGCGCGGATCACTGGCATTGCGCCGGCTATTGCTCGGCCGCTTCGCGGAGGAGGGAATTGACGCGGGCGCGGATCAACTGCTGCTGACGGCATCGGGGACGCAAGCGATCGACCTCATCTGCCGGTTCCTGTTGCACCCTGGCGACACGGTGCTGGTCGACGATCCGGGCTACTTCAACTTCCAAGCGCTGCTACGCGCCCACCGCGTCGAGGTGGTCGGCATCCCCTATACGCCGGCGGGTCCGGACACGGCCGCGTTCGAGACCGCATTGAAGGCCCACCAGCCGCGGCTCTACATCACCAACTCAGCACTACATAACCCGACCGGCGCCAGCATGTCGCCGCAGACCGCACACCGACTATTGAGCGCCGCAGCCGTCCACGACCTGCTGATTGTCGAGGATGACATATTCGCTGACTTCGAGCCATCGCCGTCGCCGCGTCTTGCGGTGCTCGACGGGCTCGATCGCGTCATCCGAATTGGCAGCTTCTCCAAGACCCTCTCGGCATCGGTTCGATGCGGCTACATCGCGGCGCGCGCCGACTGGATCGAGGGACTGGTGGACCTTCAGGTTGCGACGAGTTTCGGCGGTCCCAGCCCCGTCGCGACCGAGCTGATCGCGGACGTGCTGGCGGGTGGCAGCTATCGCAAGCATATGGGCGAGCTGCGCCAGCGGCTAACCCGTGCCCGCGAAGAAACTGCCACTTGGCTTGCAGGGCTGGGGATAGTGCCGTGGATTATGCCGCGAGGAGGCTTCTACCTATGGTGCCGCCTGCCGGATGGCCATGACTCCGCCGACATCGCGCGGCGATGTATGGACGATGGCGTAGTTCTCGCGCCTGGGAATGTTTTCAGCCTATCACAATCCTCCGCACCGTTCCTCCGGTTCAATGTGGCGCAATCGAGCAATCAACGCGTGGAGCAGGCACTCAGAGCGGCCATGGGCCTCGGTGACCGTCAGATACGGGTGTCGTGA
- a CDS encoding endo alpha-1,4 polygalactosaminidase: MLVHRTRKNLSRTSAVAIAALILAACGGSGGSGNGNSGSPAPTPAPSPSPSPTPSPSPAPAPTPLSSWDWILQSQGLPATPPAVAYLNVDGFDTSAAYVALAESRGSRTICYLDIGSAENNRPDYSRLTAISGLLGNSYPGFAGERYIDIRRYPEFIEIMDDRLRMCRDKGFDYVEFDVMDAFEDGAATTGFNLTEQDMIDYVTALSIRARGYGLKPVQKNASGSSAKLVPLFDAVLFEGCVLGNFCSDDAPYVAAGKPAFNAEYPEEWPAGTFDRARTCNVSATARISTIITVVNLDRPAPDRCTP; this comes from the coding sequence ATGCTTGTGCATCGGACGCGCAAAAATCTCTCTCGAACCAGTGCCGTTGCTATCGCAGCGCTGATTCTGGCCGCGTGCGGCGGCAGCGGCGGAAGCGGGAACGGGAACAGCGGTTCGCCGGCCCCGACTCCGGCGCCCTCTCCTTCGCCGTCGCCAACCCCGTCCCCCTCCCCGGCACCGGCGCCGACGCCGCTTTCCAGTTGGGACTGGATATTGCAGAGTCAGGGATTGCCGGCGACACCACCCGCAGTCGCCTATCTCAACGTCGACGGCTTCGATACGAGTGCGGCCTATGTGGCTTTGGCGGAATCGCGGGGGAGCCGGACGATCTGCTATCTCGATATCGGATCGGCCGAGAACAACCGGCCCGACTATTCACGCCTGACTGCCATTTCCGGACTGTTGGGCAACAGCTATCCGGGCTTTGCGGGGGAGCGCTATATCGACATTCGCCGCTATCCCGAATTCATCGAGATCATGGACGACCGGTTGCGCATGTGCCGGGACAAGGGGTTCGACTATGTCGAATTCGACGTCATGGACGCTTTTGAGGATGGCGCTGCGACGACGGGGTTTAACCTGACCGAACAGGATATGATCGACTATGTGACCGCCCTGTCGATCCGGGCACGCGGATATGGGCTGAAACCCGTTCAGAAGAACGCCAGCGGTTCATCTGCGAAGCTCGTTCCGCTGTTCGACGCAGTGCTGTTCGAGGGGTGCGTACTGGGCAATTTCTGTTCCGACGACGCCCCCTATGTCGCAGCGGGCAAACCGGCCTTCAATGCGGAATATCCGGAGGAATGGCCCGCCGGAACCTTCGATCGGGCAAGGACATGCAACGTATCGGCGACTGCGCGGATATCGACGATCATCACCGTCGTGAATCTCGACCGGCCGGCGCCGGACCGGTGCACGCCGTAA
- a CDS encoding cadherin domain-containing protein has product MTFGHSVNIDGSLDDWFATDRIDDNSAPGYQVYATLDNDAFVFALTAPVAIGMDTTVWLNTDGKTATGYQIFGFAGGAEYNINFAADGSVNLYTGGAGETLVLGGLQAAWSADRTTVEFRLPTSAVGNPAAMYSYYDINNLSNSFMPSNYQSAPFTVFNQTSATQAPDMRIGIVFSQTTADAYFSPTAYSQLFMSAQSQAIQAGIPFDILTEADLTDLNKLSLYDALVFPSFRNVPVDKVEAITHTLEMASKQLGIGLITAGEFMTNQPHVQGGTIGGDPLPGDPYAQMKLLFDATRVTGGTGNVVVNATDPTGLVLDNYANGQQVNSYTGVGWNAFTSVSGTGHQIATETINGGSVYSAALATQTGAARNVLFSSEGIMADANMLQQAISYAANGTGLSVGLHLSRDSGIVAARVDMDQSQELEDVNPAGATPGIYDKLLPILSQWKTDYNFVGSFYLNVGNGTNDTGTDWAVSLPYYKALLDLGNEIGTHSLTHPDNTNLLSASQIQTEFQDSTTILNQQISAYLNQPFQITGAAVPGAPELLPVSQEILKYVTDYLTGGYAAQGAGYPNAFGYLTPADQSKIYFAPNTSFDFTLIEFQRKTVAEATAAWIGEFDKLVANAGTPVIVWPWHDYGAADFVSGSPTLDSPYDISLFTSWIQHAVAANMEFVTLDDLAARMTAVKNATITSTVLGNSITANITGANVGNLSLDVDRQGSLVIQNVTGWYAYDSDSVFLPQSGGRFKINLGAAADDVTHITDLPMRAVLMSVTGDGHNLAFSVQGEGKIVIDIANPGSDGIVVTGVNSYTQVGEIVTLDLGGYGLHNVTLEYKNPPVIISNGGGAAAALSIAENSTAVTTVAATDADIGTVITYSISGGLDAAKFTINSATGVLAFAAGPNFEAPADAGPNNIYDVIVRASDGTLFDEQALAVTVTNVNEAPVITSNGGGASAAISVQENTTAVTTVTATDEDAGTTLVYSIVGGPDRAMFAIDPSTGALAFLTPPNYDMPGDANGNNVYSLTVRTSDGTLFDEQAINVTVTNVNESAPVITSGGGGDTAAISVSSGTRPVMKVTAIDPDVNTTLVYSISGGVDAGKFTINASTGQLNFLNTPNYLLPTDAGANNVYDVVVRASDGVLYDEQAVAVTVTILNAPPIILSNGGGASATIRMSENGTAVTMVVATDINIGQTVTYSLGSAVDGALFSIDSQTGVLTFKAAPDYEAPADSNLDNRYQVQVLATDSLGAQDFQNLTIVVNNVKGVSLSASSGGSTLTGGMEEDTLKGAGGNDTLIGNGGADILTGNGGNDAIDGGAGADRITGGAGADMLTGGADADLFIYTATGNSTPAVMDRIMDFEHGVDRIDLSGIDAMSALFGNQAFSFIGNAAFSGAGQLHFHSDGTDTFIEANVDNNPATVEFAIRLIGVHNLTAADFML; this is encoded by the coding sequence ATGACCTTTGGCCACAGCGTCAATATCGACGGCTCTCTGGATGACTGGTTCGCGACCGACCGGATCGATGACAACAGCGCGCCGGGTTATCAGGTCTATGCGACCCTGGACAATGACGCCTTCGTCTTCGCCCTGACCGCGCCGGTCGCCATCGGAATGGACACCACCGTCTGGCTGAACACGGACGGAAAGACCGCCACGGGCTATCAGATATTCGGTTTCGCCGGCGGCGCGGAATATAACATCAATTTCGCGGCGGACGGATCGGTGAACCTCTACACCGGCGGGGCGGGCGAGACGCTGGTGCTGGGCGGGCTTCAGGCGGCCTGGTCGGCGGACCGCACTACGGTCGAATTCCGGCTGCCGACCTCCGCAGTGGGCAATCCGGCGGCGATGTACAGCTATTACGACATCAACAACCTGTCGAACAGCTTCATGCCGTCCAACTATCAGTCCGCGCCGTTCACGGTCTTCAACCAGACGAGCGCGACCCAGGCCCCGGACATGCGGATTGGCATCGTCTTTTCGCAGACGACGGCCGACGCCTATTTCAGCCCGACCGCCTATTCGCAGCTTTTCATGTCGGCCCAGTCGCAGGCGATCCAGGCGGGCATCCCCTTCGACATATTGACGGAGGCCGACCTTACCGACCTGAACAAGCTCTCCCTTTACGACGCGCTGGTGTTTCCGTCCTTCCGGAACGTGCCGGTCGACAAGGTGGAGGCGATCACCCACACGCTGGAGATGGCGAGCAAGCAATTGGGCATCGGCCTGATCACGGCGGGCGAGTTCATGACGAACCAGCCGCATGTTCAGGGCGGCACGATCGGCGGCGATCCGCTTCCGGGCGACCCCTATGCACAGATGAAGCTGCTGTTCGACGCCACGCGCGTCACCGGTGGCACCGGCAATGTGGTGGTGAACGCGACGGACCCGACCGGCCTTGTCCTCGACAATTATGCCAACGGGCAGCAGGTGAACAGCTATACTGGCGTCGGCTGGAACGCCTTCACCAGCGTCAGCGGCACCGGCCATCAGATCGCCACAGAGACCATCAATGGAGGATCGGTCTATTCAGCCGCGCTCGCCACCCAGACCGGCGCGGCGCGCAATGTCCTGTTCTCCAGCGAAGGCATCATGGCCGACGCCAATATGCTGCAACAGGCGATTTCCTATGCGGCCAATGGCACCGGCCTGTCGGTCGGCCTGCACCTGTCGCGCGATTCCGGCATCGTCGCCGCGCGTGTCGACATGGACCAGAGCCAGGAACTGGAGGACGTCAATCCCGCGGGCGCCACGCCGGGCATCTACGACAAGCTGCTGCCGATCCTGAGCCAGTGGAAGACGGATTATAATTTCGTCGGCAGCTTCTATCTGAATGTCGGCAACGGCACCAACGACACCGGCACCGACTGGGCCGTGTCGCTGCCCTATTACAAGGCGCTTCTCGACCTGGGCAATGAGATCGGCACGCACAGCCTGACGCATCCGGATAACACCAATCTGCTCAGCGCTTCGCAAATCCAGACCGAATTTCAGGACAGCACCACGATCCTCAACCAACAGATCAGCGCCTATCTCAACCAGCCGTTCCAGATCACCGGCGCCGCCGTGCCCGGCGCGCCGGAACTCCTGCCGGTGTCGCAGGAAATCCTGAAATATGTGACGGATTATCTGACCGGCGGCTATGCGGCGCAGGGGGCGGGTTATCCCAACGCCTTCGGCTATCTGACGCCCGCCGATCAGAGCAAGATCTATTTCGCGCCCAACACCTCCTTCGATTTCACGCTGATCGAATTTCAGAGAAAGACGGTGGCGGAGGCGACAGCCGCCTGGATCGGCGAATTCGACAAGCTGGTCGCCAATGCGGGGACGCCCGTCATCGTCTGGCCCTGGCATGATTATGGCGCGGCGGATTTCGTTTCGGGCAGTCCCACACTGGACAGCCCCTATGATATCTCGCTGTTCACCAGTTGGATTCAGCATGCCGTCGCGGCGAATATGGAGTTCGTCACGCTGGACGATCTGGCCGCGCGCATGACGGCGGTGAAGAATGCTACGATAACCTCGACCGTCCTGGGTAACAGCATCACCGCCAATATCACCGGGGCCAATGTCGGCAATCTCTCCCTGGACGTCGACCGGCAGGGTTCTCTGGTCATCCAGAATGTGACCGGCTGGTATGCCTATGACAGCGACAGCGTCTTCCTTCCCCAGAGCGGGGGACGCTTCAAGATCAACCTGGGGGCGGCGGCGGACGATGTGACGCACATCACCGACCTGCCGATGCGGGCCGTGCTGATGAGCGTCACGGGCGATGGCCACAATCTCGCCTTCTCGGTCCAGGGAGAGGGGAAGATTGTCATCGACATCGCCAATCCGGGCAGCGACGGCATCGTGGTCACCGGCGTAAACAGCTATACCCAGGTGGGCGAGATCGTGACGCTGGATCTGGGCGGCTATGGCCTGCACAATGTCACGCTGGAATATAAGAACCCGCCCGTGATCATATCCAATGGCGGCGGCGCGGCGGCGGCGCTTTCCATTGCGGAGAACAGCACGGCGGTCACCACCGTCGCCGCGACCGATGCGGATATCGGGACGGTGATCACCTATTCCATCTCCGGGGGGCTGGATGCCGCCAAATTCACGATCAACAGCGCGACGGGCGTCCTCGCTTTCGCGGCTGGGCCGAATTTCGAAGCGCCTGCCGATGCAGGCCCGAACAACATCTACGATGTCATCGTCCGCGCCTCCGACGGCACGCTGTTCGACGAGCAGGCGCTTGCCGTCACGGTCACCAATGTGAATGAGGCGCCCGTCATCACCTCCAACGGGGGCGGGGCGTCGGCAGCGATTTCCGTGCAGGAAAATACGACCGCGGTAACGACCGTGACGGCGACGGACGAGGATGCGGGGACGACGCTGGTCTATTCGATCGTGGGTGGGCCGGACCGCGCCATGTTCGCGATCGATCCCTCGACCGGGGCGCTCGCTTTCCTGACGCCGCCGAATTACGACATGCCGGGCGACGCGAACGGCAATAATGTCTATAGCCTCACCGTCCGGACATCCGACGGTACGCTGTTCGACGAACAGGCGATCAACGTCACCGTCACCAACGTCAATGAATCGGCGCCGGTCATCACGTCCGGCGGCGGCGGCGACACGGCGGCCATTTCCGTTTCCAGCGGCACAAGGCCGGTCATGAAGGTGACGGCAATCGATCCGGATGTGAATACGACGCTGGTCTATTCCATCTCCGGCGGGGTGGATGCCGGGAAATTCACGATCAACGCATCGACCGGCCAGCTCAATTTCCTGAACACGCCCAATTATCTGCTGCCGACCGACGCGGGCGCCAACAATGTCTATGACGTCGTCGTGCGAGCGTCGGACGGCGTGCTCTACGATGAACAGGCCGTCGCCGTGACCGTGACCATCCTCAACGCGCCGCCGATCATCCTTTCCAACGGCGGCGGAGCGTCGGCCACCATCCGCATGAGCGAAAACGGCACGGCAGTGACGATGGTCGTGGCGACGGACATCAATATCGGGCAAACCGTCACCTATTCGCTGGGGTCCGCCGTCGACGGCGCGCTCTTCTCCATCGATTCCCAGACGGGCGTCCTGACCTTCAAGGCGGCTCCGGATTATGAGGCGCCCGCCGACTCCAACCTGGACAACCGCTATCAGGTGCAGGTGCTGGCGACGGACAGTCTGGGCGCGCAGGACTTCCAGAATCTGACCATCGTCGTCAACAATGTCAAAGGCGTGTCGCTCAGCGCTTCCAGCGGTGGATCGACCCTGACCGGCGGCATGGAGGAAGATACGCTGAAGGGGGCGGGCGGCAACGACACCCTGATCGGCAATGGCGGGGCCGACATATTGACCGGCAATGGCGGCAACGACGCCATCGACGGCGGTGCAGGGGCGGATCGCATCACGGGCGGCGCTGGCGCCGATATGTTGACCGGCGGCGCCGATGCCGATCTGTTCATCTACACCGCGACGGGCAACAGCACGCCGGCCGTCATGGACCGGATCATGGATTTCGAGCACGGAGTCGACCGGATCGACCTGTCCGGGATCGACGCCATGTCCGCGCTGTTCGGGAACCAGGCTTTCAGCTTCATCGGCAACGCAGCCTTTTCCGGGGCGGGGCAGCTCCATTTCCATTCCGACGGCACGGACACTTTTATCGAAGCGAATGTGGACAATAATCCAGCGACCGTCGAATTCGCGATCAGGCTGATCGGGGTTCACAACCTGACCGCCGCCGACTTCATGCTTTAG
- the pelG gene encoding exopolysaccharide Pel transporter PelG: MAGIGFRLDRIAREEGLGGIANAAFHGAVVSSGPWLMTAFAVFLLQGWTRSAMTPADHVIVQTSLVYAFGVSTVITAPLAMIATRVASDRFYLEERDAIPSILMGALVWATMVSLIAGDLLFGLAAGMRPDQFLLATAILTLFAQIWIASPFLHATWRHRPIFLAYLAGIAITAFALTIVRPTAPAAVLAAIAAGLLVTLTMLISAIRDDFPNSPAWRTNWIGRTPGILALGAAGLTNALAIWIDKWLLWWAPGSVQAVGALRVNPVNDQASFLGLLTMIPGLTLILVTTETRFDRAFAALMSHCMGTANLRRIEKARRQVTRTIRLDLRLLMVEQAIVAGFCWVLAPEIIRLLDMNARGIFGFRLTAVGVVFHLVAIQMSIILSYYDLAGRIVAVWGSFLLASAAATFLLRDSGFASFGFGYLVGAVTAASLAVALVAQATGKLTYLLFVGNNPAVVGNTGLWARFWP, encoded by the coding sequence ATGGCTGGCATCGGCTTCAGACTGGATCGGATAGCCCGGGAGGAAGGGCTTGGCGGGATCGCCAACGCCGCCTTCCACGGGGCCGTGGTCAGTTCCGGTCCCTGGCTGATGACCGCCTTTGCGGTGTTCCTGTTGCAGGGCTGGACGCGATCCGCGATGACCCCGGCGGACCATGTGATCGTGCAGACCAGCCTGGTCTATGCCTTCGGCGTCTCGACCGTCATCACCGCGCCGCTGGCGATGATCGCGACCCGCGTCGCGTCCGACCGCTTCTATCTGGAGGAGCGTGACGCCATTCCCTCGATTTTGATGGGGGCGCTGGTCTGGGCCACCATGGTTTCGCTGATCGCGGGCGATCTGCTGTTCGGCCTTGCCGCCGGGATGCGGCCCGACCAGTTCCTGCTGGCGACCGCGATTCTGACGCTGTTCGCGCAGATCTGGATCGCCAGCCCCTTCCTGCATGCGACATGGCGGCACCGGCCGATCTTCCTGGCCTATCTGGCGGGGATCGCCATAACGGCCTTTGCCCTGACGATCGTCCGGCCGACCGCGCCCGCGGCGGTGCTGGCCGCTATCGCCGCCGGGCTGCTGGTGACGCTGACCATGCTGATTTCCGCCATCAGGGATGATTTTCCCAACAGCCCCGCCTGGCGAACGAACTGGATCGGCCGGACGCCCGGCATACTGGCGCTGGGCGCGGCGGGGCTGACCAACGCGCTGGCCATCTGGATCGACAAATGGTTGCTCTGGTGGGCGCCGGGCAGCGTGCAGGCGGTCGGCGCGCTGCGCGTCAATCCCGTCAACGATCAGGCCAGCTTCCTTGGCCTGCTCACCATGATACCGGGCCTGACGCTGATATTGGTCACCACCGAGACCCGTTTCGACCGGGCTTTCGCGGCGCTGATGAGCCACTGCATGGGCACCGCCAACCTGCGCCGTATCGAAAAGGCGCGGCGGCAGGTCACCAGGACGATCAGGCTGGACCTGCGGCTGTTGATGGTCGAACAGGCGATCGTGGCGGGCTTCTGCTGGGTGCTGGCGCCGGAAATCATCCGCCTGCTGGACATGAATGCGCGCGGCATATTCGGTTTCCGGCTGACGGCGGTCGGCGTCGTCTTTCACCTCGTTGCCATCCAGATGAGCATCATCCTGTCCTATTATGACCTTGCCGGGCGGATCGTGGCGGTCTGGGGCAGCTTCCTGCTGGCCAGCGCGGCGGCGACCTTCCTGCTGCGCGACAGCGGTTTCGCGAGCTTCGGCTTCGGCTATCTGGTCGGCGCGGTCACGGCGGCGTCACTGGCGGTGGCGCTGGTCGCCCAGGCCACGGGCAAGCTCACCTATCTGCTCTTCGTCGGCAACAATCCGGCGGTGGTGGGTAATACGGGCCTTTGGGCGAGGTTCTGGCCATGA